The following coding sequences are from one Rhipicephalus microplus isolate Deutch F79 chromosome 3, USDA_Rmic, whole genome shotgun sequence window:
- the Ran gene encoding RAN, member RAS oncogene family: MQQAEHGDGIPTFKCVLVGDGGTGKTTFVKRHLTGEFEKKYVATLGVEVHPLLFHTNRGPIRFNVWDTAGQEKFGGLRDGYYIQGQCAIVMFDVTSRVTYKNVPNWHRDLVRVCENIPIVLCGNKVDIKDRKVKAKSIVFHRKKNLQYYDISAKSNYNFEKPFLWLARKLIGDPNLEFVAMPALAPPEVTMDPEWQAKLENDMKEAQNTSLPDEDDDDL, encoded by the exons ATGCAGCAGGCGGAGCACGGGGACGGCATCCCAACCTTCAAA TGTGTCTTGGTTGGTGATGGTGGAACAGGAAAGACCACTTTTGTGAAGCGCCACTTGACTGGAGAGTTCGAGAAGAAATATGTTG CCACACTCGGAGTCGAGGTCCATCCTCTTCTGTTCCACACAAACCGGGGTCCCATCCGGTTCAACGTGTGGGACACTGCGGGCCAGGAGAAGTTTGGTGGGCTGCGTGACGGCTACTACATCCAGG GCCAGTGCGCCATTGTCATGTTCGACGTCACCTCGCGTGTGACGTACAAGAACGTCCCCAACTGGCACAGAGATCTGGTCCGAGTGTGTGAGAACATCCCCATTGTGTTGTGCGGCAACAAGGTGGACATCAAGGACCGGAAGGTCAAGGCCAAGTCCATAGTCTTCCACCGGAAGAAGAATCTCCAG TACTATGACATCAGTGCAAAGAGCAACTACAACTTCGAGAAGCCCTTCCTGTGGCTGGCGCGCAAACTGATCGGAGACCCCAACCTGGAGTTTGTGGCCATGCCTGCTCTTGCCCCTCCCGAGGTCACCATGGATCCCGAATGGCAGGCCAAGCTCGAGAACGACATGAAGGAGGCACAGAACACGTCGCTTCCCGACGAGGACGACGACGACCTCTAA